The Candidatus Nezhaarchaeota archaeon DNA window AGTCTTGAGTCCTAAAACGCATAAAATTTATTGCATCTCCCATCCCCTTTAGAGGGACTAAGCTTGTCTTCGCGCCAAGTGATATGTTCTGGAAAGTGCATTCTCGGCTTGACTAAGTGTTTTAAAGGCTTAATGTCTAAGCTAGCTTTAAGTAAAGAGGCAAAGATATCGTTCTTCGGCACACCATCCATATGTTTACCTTTTGTAGAGCTATTGGCCTACGCTATGAGAGATTTAACTAATAACATGCTGTACATCCCTAACACATCCACCGATACGGCCGTCAAGCTTAGGTACATTGAAGGTTACGGTTTCCAAATAGGTGAAAGAGCTGACCCACGAAATTCTGATGTAGCAGTACTACTAGGAGGGCTAGCAATGCCTAAATCAAAGCTTACAGCCGAGGACGTTATGAGGGCTGTAACAGCAATACTGAAGAAGGAGGGCACTATAATAGGGGTGGACTTCATGGGAATCTTTGATCAGAACGAGTGGACCAACAAAATACCATTCAGCTACATTCTAGATTGCTATTGCGAGTCAAAAGTTGAATCGTTGAAATAAATGAAGCTCTCACATACTCTCCATACTCATACTTAAACCGTGGTCTCTCTTAGCGTCTTAATCATGTTGTCTTCGAAATAAGAGTCTCAAAAATTGCTGAGAAAATTGCTGAGAAGGTATTATATTCAAAATTAAATAACCCCAATCATGGCTCTAACTCCGTTTACAACCAGCTCAACTGCTGTTGCAGTTATTAGGAGACCCATAACTCTCGATATTATATCGATCGTACTCCTTCCCAAGACTCTCTTCATAAAGCTTGAAGCTCTAAGCACTAACCAACTTAAAACTAGAGATGCTATACTAGCACAAACAGTCACTAGATAACCTTGCTCTTGCGTAAGTATCATGGTCATAGTTATGACTCCAGGCCCTGTGAGCATAGGAGTTCCTATCAAAGTAAGAGCTGGAGGAGCCCTCTCATTCGCTTCTCTCTCTACGAGACGTAGACCTAATACGAGCCTTAAGCCTAGAATTCCAAGTACCAGTCCACCAGCAACTCTTAAAGAATTAAGAGTTATGCGAAAAGCCATGAGGAGCGAGGGACCGAAGAATAGGAACACAAAAAGCACTACACCAGCCACAAGCACAGCTTGAGTCGCAGCGCTTGTCTTCTTTTCTCCGGCAACCTTTAAAAATATTGGGATGCTGGCAAAAGGATTCATAATCACAAAAAGTGATACAAAAGCTCTAGCAACATCGTTCACATCGATCAACTTAACTCGCCTCACACTTACAATCATAGTTAAAGAGTACCTTGCTTAGACTATGTGCAGCACGCTATTTTAGTTTATGTATACTTTAAAGTATTCTCCTGAGAAGTTACATATACATTGAAAGCATGTTAAAGACGAGCTCTTTTAAGAGCTAAGCATCACAACTCTCATAGCAGCAAGTTAGCTAGGAAGTATAAGGTACTTCGAAACGTAGTAGGATGACAAGGCTCTAAAGGTTGGGTCTGAAAGATCTAATGCCCCCGCCGGGATTTGAACCCGGGCCGCAGGCTCGAGAGGCCTGCATACTTGACCGGGCTATACTACGGGGGCTCTTCTTCCTATTTAGCCTAGACAGGTATAAAGGTAACCCATGTATTCTCTAATCAAGCAACTTTAGATGACCTCTTCCTTCAGAGCACATCAACTTTTCTTTCCTCGTTTAAATTTCTCGAATATTAAGTTTTCCTCCTACGACCATTAATTCAAGGTACGTGACCTTTTACCAACAGCTTCACGTTCCAACACAAAATTTTAGAGTATTGCTATAGCTATTACTAAGAGGATTATTATGAGCGTACGGGAGAAGATGCTTACTATGGACTTTGAGGATGTATGGTCCTTAATGTCAGCT harbors:
- a CDS encoding DUF2124 family protein, encoding MSSRQVICSGKCILGLTKCFKGLMSKLALSKEAKISFFGTPSICLPFVELLAYAMRDLTNNMLYIPNTSTDTAVKLRYIEGYGFQIGERADPRNSDVAVLLGGLAMPKSKLTAEDVMRAVTAILKKEGTIIGVDFMGIFDQNEWTNKIPFSYILDCYCESKVESLK
- a CDS encoding MarC family protein, coding for MNDVARAFVSLFVIMNPFASIPIFLKVAGEKKTSAATQAVLVAGVVLFVFLFFGPSLLMAFRITLNSLRVAGGLVLGILGLRLVLGLRLVEREANERAPPALTLIGTPMLTGPGVITMTMILTQEQGYLVTVCASIASLVLSWLVLRASSFMKRVLGRSTIDIISRVMGLLITATAVELVVNGVRAMIGVI